A single window of Desulfuromonas sp. TF DNA harbors:
- the def gene encoding peptide deformylase, which produces MAVRDIILYPDPILKTVCEPVTALDEAADALVQDLLDTMTASGHSVGVAAPQIGITRRVVVVDVSGSKPGRDNNHGRLVMINPGIIEREGQETMREGCMSVPDYTGNVTRAESVVVQFLDRQGRERVIRASGFEAVAIQHELDHLDGLLFLDRVTSLKTDVFRRKR; this is translated from the coding sequence ATGGCCGTCCGCGACATCATCCTCTACCCCGACCCCATCCTCAAAACCGTCTGCGAGCCGGTTACGGCCCTCGATGAAGCGGCCGACGCCCTGGTCCAGGATCTCCTCGACACCATGACGGCATCGGGCCATTCGGTGGGAGTGGCGGCGCCCCAGATCGGCATCACCCGCCGGGTGGTGGTGGTCGACGTCTCCGGAAGCAAGCCGGGACGGGACAACAACCACGGCCGGCTGGTGATGATCAACCCCGGGATTATCGAGCGCGAGGGACAGGAGACGATGCGCGAGGGGTGCATGAGCGTCCCCGACTACACCGGCAACGTCACCCGCGCCGAGAGCGTGGTGGTGCAGTTTCTCGACCGCCAGGGGCGGGAGCGGGTCATCCGCGCCTCCGGCTTCGAGGCGGTCGCCATCCAGCACGAACTCGACCACCTCGACGGCCTCCTCTTCCTCGACCGGGTGACCAGCCTCAAGACCGACGTCTTCCGCCGCAAGCGGTAG
- the coaE gene encoding dephospho-CoA kinase (Dephospho-CoA kinase (CoaE) performs the final step in coenzyme A biosynthesis.), which produces MMILGVTGGIASGKSTVTKIFRSLGAAVVSADELAREAVRPGGETLRLLVERFGARILLPDGTLDRKTLAARIFADPRQREDLNRITHPAVAALSVERLAQLAARGEPLIVYEAPLLFEAGAERRVDAVLVVRIDPLLQLQRLRERDGIDEKEARDRVAAQMPQEEKVARADYVIDNSGSPEETEAQVRNLFRRLTHSRSPDSGGSQR; this is translated from the coding sequence ATCATGATCCTTGGAGTCACCGGAGGCATCGCCTCGGGAAAAAGCACCGTCACAAAGATCTTCCGTTCCCTGGGCGCGGCGGTGGTCAGCGCCGATGAGCTGGCTCGGGAGGCGGTCCGCCCCGGCGGCGAAACCCTGCGTCTGCTGGTCGAGCGCTTCGGGGCGCGGATTCTCCTGCCGGACGGTACCCTGGACCGCAAGACTCTCGCCGCACGGATCTTTGCCGATCCACGGCAGCGGGAAGACCTGAACCGCATCACCCATCCCGCCGTGGCGGCCCTGTCGGTGGAACGTCTCGCCCAGCTGGCCGCCAGGGGCGAGCCGCTGATCGTCTATGAGGCTCCCCTGCTCTTCGAGGCAGGCGCCGAACGCCGGGTGGATGCCGTGCTGGTGGTGAGGATCGATCCCCTTCTGCAGTTGCAGCGGCTCAGGGAGCGGGACGGCATCGACGAAAAGGAGGCCAGGGACCGCGTCGCCGCCCAGATGCCTCAGGAGGAAAAGGTCGCCCGCGCCGATTACGTGATCGATAATTCCGGTTCTCCGGAAGAAACCGAGGCGCAGGTCAGGAATCTTTTTCGGCGGCTGACGCATTCCCGTTCTCCAGACAGCGGAGGAAGTCAAAGGTGA
- a CDS encoding IclR family transcriptional regulator, whose product MAKKEKSEYIIQAVSHALDLLEQFHGDVDELGVTELSKRLKLHKNNVFRLLATLESRGYIEQNRATENYRLGLKSLELGQTFIKQMGLLRQAKPILEKLVKECNETSYVAIFKEGYSVYLDVVETDLTVRVVSRVGSRLPSYCTASGKVHLAYMSEEEIDAVLSPRELKAYTPTTFTDRQALKNELRQVAEQGYAIDNEELDPGVRCVAAPIRDYTRRIVGAVSISGPSMRLPDERLEKELIPLVMEASEELSTRLGFHK is encoded by the coding sequence ATGGCGAAAAAAGAGAAATCCGAGTATATCATCCAGGCAGTTTCTCACGCTCTCGACCTTCTTGAGCAGTTCCACGGCGACGTGGACGAGCTGGGGGTTACCGAACTCAGCAAACGCCTCAAGCTGCACAAGAACAACGTCTTTCGCCTTCTGGCCACCCTGGAATCCCGCGGGTACATCGAACAGAACAGGGCGACGGAGAATTACCGCCTCGGGCTCAAGTCCCTGGAACTGGGGCAGACCTTCATCAAGCAGATGGGGCTGTTGCGGCAGGCGAAGCCGATTCTTGAAAAGCTGGTCAAGGAGTGCAACGAAACCTCCTATGTGGCGATCTTCAAGGAAGGCTACAGTGTCTACCTCGACGTCGTGGAAACCGACCTGACCGTCCGGGTCGTCTCCCGGGTGGGTTCACGCCTTCCTTCCTACTGCACCGCCTCCGGCAAGGTCCACCTGGCCTACATGTCCGAAGAGGAAATCGATGCCGTCCTTTCCCCCCGGGAACTGAAAGCCTACACCCCCACCACCTTCACCGACCGCCAGGCTCTCAAGAACGAGCTCCGGCAGGTGGCCGAACAAGGCTATGCCATCGACAACGAGGAACTCGATCCCGGCGTACGCTGCGTCGCCGCCCCGATTCGCGACTATACCCGCCGCATCGTCGGTGCGGTGAGCATCTCCGGACCATCCATGCGACTCCCCGACGAGCGCCTGGAAAAGGAACTGATTCCCCTGGTCATGGAGGCCTCGGAAGAGCTTTCCACGCGGCTGGGTTTCCACAAGTAG
- a CDS encoding carboxylesterase, with translation MSRDIEQERSRRDGVVREENLPFLMEPRQPAKAGVVLVHGFTASPWEMRLFGEAAAEAGFTALGVRLPGHGTTPEDLAGRRYEEWLSTVEEGCRMLSARGLRIYGIGQSTGGLLLLAAAGRLPISGLILLSPYLRLRHRLAPAAGLVRFFRSYQRHFVPRELAPFYYDRRPVNGVYQLYRLIRRVRNHLERVTAPVLMIGAAGDRTIQVDSAYELFDALPGRRKECHFFGPEVPHILTTGENPRLRQTLRLTFDFLRCLENGNASAAEKDS, from the coding sequence ATGAGTAGAGACATCGAACAGGAGAGGAGCAGGCGGGACGGGGTTGTCCGGGAGGAAAACCTCCCTTTCCTGATGGAGCCCCGGCAGCCGGCCAAGGCGGGAGTGGTTCTGGTTCACGGCTTTACCGCGAGCCCCTGGGAGATGCGGCTTTTCGGCGAAGCCGCTGCCGAAGCGGGCTTCACGGCCCTGGGCGTGCGCCTGCCGGGGCACGGAACCACTCCGGAGGATCTGGCCGGACGCCGCTATGAAGAGTGGCTGAGCACGGTTGAGGAGGGATGCCGGATGCTGTCGGCACGCGGCCTGCGGATCTACGGCATCGGCCAGAGCACTGGCGGGCTTCTGCTGCTGGCGGCGGCCGGTCGTCTGCCGATTTCGGGACTGATCCTGCTGTCCCCGTATCTGCGCCTGCGCCACCGGCTCGCTCCGGCCGCCGGCCTCGTCCGCTTCTTCCGGTCCTATCAGCGCCACTTCGTTCCCCGGGAGCTTGCCCCTTTCTATTACGACCGCAGGCCGGTGAACGGAGTCTATCAGCTGTACCGGCTGATCCGCCGCGTGCGGAATCACCTGGAGAGAGTGACCGCTCCGGTGCTGATGATCGGCGCGGCGGGCGACCGGACCATTCAGGTGGACAGCGCCTATGAACTCTTCGACGCTCTTCCCGGCCGGCGCAAGGAATGTCATTTTTTCGGACCGGAAGTGCCGCACATTCTCACGACGGGGGAGAACCCCCGACTGCGTCAGACCCTGCGGCTCACCTTTGACTTCCTCCGCTGTCTGGAGAACGGGAATGCGTCAGCCGCCGAAAAAGATTCCTGA
- a CDS encoding GxxExxY protein: protein MKALDDITGEIIDASIKLHRNLGPGLLESVYETILSQVLLKRGLVVERQKPICFEYDGIRFDDGFRVDLLVEGCVVVELKSVEKIAPVHGKQLLTYLRLMNLPVGLLINFGATTLKEGLHRIVNNLDASVSPGLRVNS from the coding sequence ATGAAGGCATTGGATGATATCACAGGGGAAATAATCGATGCCTCGATCAAACTGCACAGGAATCTAGGGCCAGGATTACTGGAGAGCGTCTATGAAACCATTCTTTCTCAGGTTTTGTTGAAACGAGGATTGGTGGTCGAGCGGCAGAAGCCGATTTGCTTCGAATACGACGGCATTCGTTTCGATGACGGTTTCCGAGTCGATCTGCTGGTGGAGGGATGCGTAGTTGTCGAATTGAAATCGGTGGAGAAAATAGCGCCGGTGCATGGTAAACAGTTGCTGACTTACCTCCGTCTTATGAATCTTCCAGTTGGGCTTCTGATCAATTTCGGAGCGACAACTCTCAAGGAAGGACTGCATCGCATTGTCAACAACCTTGATGCCTCAGTGTCTCCTGGGTTACGGGTGAACTCGTGA
- a CDS encoding HEAT repeat domain-containing protein, with translation MKEAEPKTRQLEEALKGLIKLVKADRFYPPGHPALSATAKEVQSAFVSLLGENAHLSLGIRKEGFYVGENAVAPANPILQKLALALFARRIHRLMILPDLTRKDLRMFTQCLSLAPADIQARGGIQEILSKARISTLWVNEIDLEQVLARKDEIEAAKEAAPESGMEGEEQPSPLLTEVSGNLEELLERLRREKDDERYQQLIKELVPLIPPNLTDAGRLQVLRAYTLLCMNASNPRLSETRRVHSLHALNQLTTEETLDFLTTALCSKGLAQDLRKTLLQILAFLKGKTIRYLMDRLAAERDAPTRRILTEALVRQRSAAVPILVEYLTDERWYVVRNAVSILGDIRDQKTADHLTLLLEHPDLRVRREAIRALTRIGGAGAVGILLKTLEGRDLDLRRQALLSLGAIKDPAAVPALINLLIRPDSGLKYGEITREAIKALGEIGSEEAVPILLSILQKRKFWRRGQYDEMRTAAALALGEIGSLVPVPDLEKAVDDRSETVARAAVQALKQLRKGRENGSGTR, from the coding sequence GTGAAAGAAGCGGAACCGAAAACCAGACAGCTTGAAGAGGCCCTGAAGGGGCTCATCAAGCTGGTCAAGGCCGACCGCTTCTATCCTCCCGGGCACCCGGCCCTCAGTGCCACCGCCAAAGAAGTGCAATCGGCTTTCGTCTCTCTTCTGGGGGAAAACGCCCACCTGAGCCTCGGAATCCGCAAGGAGGGTTTTTATGTGGGGGAGAACGCGGTCGCACCAGCCAATCCCATCCTGCAGAAGCTGGCCCTCGCCCTCTTTGCCCGGCGCATTCATCGCCTCATGATACTGCCGGACCTTACCCGGAAGGATCTGAGGATGTTCACCCAGTGCCTCAGCCTCGCCCCGGCCGATATCCAGGCCCGCGGCGGCATACAGGAGATTCTTTCGAAGGCGCGGATATCCACCCTGTGGGTCAATGAAATTGATCTCGAGCAGGTCCTCGCCCGCAAAGACGAAATCGAAGCCGCGAAGGAGGCTGCCCCCGAGAGCGGCATGGAAGGAGAAGAGCAGCCTTCTCCCTTATTGACCGAAGTCAGCGGGAACCTGGAAGAACTCCTTGAAAGACTGCGGCGGGAGAAAGATGATGAACGCTATCAGCAGTTGATTAAGGAACTCGTCCCGCTGATCCCCCCCAATCTGACCGACGCGGGACGCCTGCAGGTTTTAAGGGCCTATACCCTGCTCTGCATGAATGCTTCCAATCCCCGTCTCTCTGAAACCCGCCGAGTCCACTCCCTGCATGCCCTCAACCAGCTGACCACCGAGGAAACCCTTGATTTTCTCACGACGGCTCTTTGCAGCAAGGGACTGGCTCAGGATCTCCGGAAGACCCTCCTCCAGATTCTGGCTTTTCTCAAGGGGAAAACCATCCGTTACCTCATGGATCGCCTGGCCGCGGAAAGGGACGCGCCGACCCGCAGAATTCTTACCGAAGCCCTCGTCCGGCAAAGATCGGCAGCGGTTCCGATTCTCGTGGAATATCTCACCGATGAGCGGTGGTACGTTGTCCGCAACGCCGTGAGCATCCTGGGGGATATTCGCGACCAGAAGACCGCCGACCATCTCACCCTCTTGCTTGAGCACCCGGACCTGCGGGTGCGGCGGGAAGCGATCCGGGCACTCACCCGCATCGGAGGTGCCGGAGCCGTGGGGATTCTTCTGAAGACACTTGAAGGGCGCGATCTGGATCTTCGCCGGCAGGCCCTCCTTTCCCTTGGGGCCATCAAAGATCCCGCCGCTGTTCCGGCTCTGATCAATCTGCTCATTCGCCCCGATTCCGGGCTAAAATACGGGGAGATCACCAGGGAGGCGATAAAAGCCCTGGGAGAGATCGGCTCGGAAGAGGCCGTGCCGATACTTCTGTCCATTTTGCAAAAGCGAAAATTCTGGCGGCGCGGCCAGTATGACGAGATGCGCACCGCCGCCGCACTGGCTCTGGGTGAGATCGGCAGCCTGGTGCCGGTTCCGGATCTGGAAAAGGCAGTCGACGACCGCTCCGAAACAGTGGCCCGGGCCGCCGTCCAGGCACTCAAACAGCTCAGGAAAGGTAGGGAAAATGGTTCCGGAACTCGCTAG
- a CDS encoding long-chain fatty acid--CoA ligase, with amino-acid sequence MSDTLPRMVLHQARRLKSRTALRRKEEGEYRDISWEKLEENVRLFARGLLALGLRHGERVALMAPNCPEWAYIDLGALSCGAVSVPVYHTEGLSTLLHIAKDSGSRFLFVHSPLMVGELLPHLDQLPELERIILLEGEKGSPEILSRDEFLKSAEDVADAEVDRLLSQGNPDDIASIVYTSGTTGPPKGVTLTHGNFISNIKACCCLFDIGEEDECLSFLPLSHVFERMAGYYLMLYQGAAIAYAENVDSVPVNLTEARPTILLSVPRLYEKMYARVLERVLSGRWIRKQIFFAALNSCRALVRKELAGEEPGRLHRLLAETARTIVFAPLREHLGGRLRFFISGGAPLGKDVAEFFLAAGLPIYEGYGLTETSPVIAANSPGALRLGTVGRPIDGTEVRIAEDGEILVKGPGVFQGYWGRPEATEEALIDGWFKTGDVGIVDADGFLAITDRKKDLIVTAGGENVAPQHLENLFKSDKFLANAMVYGDRKPYLTALLIPNLENLESYARHKKIDFLDPCDLVNHPQVLQLIRRRIDALQEGFPSFQRIKRFTLLSRDFSKEEMTPTLKVKRKLVTENFHKVLEEMYLPRDHGLHDSGFCVLEEEKD; translated from the coding sequence ATGAGTGACACTCTCCCCCGCATGGTTCTGCATCAGGCACGGCGGCTGAAGAGCCGGACAGCCCTTCGCCGCAAGGAAGAAGGGGAATACCGGGACATTTCCTGGGAAAAGCTGGAGGAGAATGTCCGCCTTTTCGCCCGGGGCCTCCTGGCCCTCGGTTTGCGACACGGGGAGCGGGTGGCGCTCATGGCGCCCAACTGCCCCGAATGGGCCTATATCGACCTCGGCGCCCTGAGCTGCGGAGCCGTGTCGGTACCCGTCTACCACACTGAAGGCCTCTCCACCCTCCTGCATATCGCCAAGGATTCAGGCAGCCGTTTTCTCTTCGTCCATTCCCCCTTGATGGTCGGAGAGCTTCTTCCCCACCTGGACCAGCTCCCGGAACTGGAGAGAATCATTCTCCTGGAAGGAGAGAAAGGGAGCCCGGAGATTCTTTCCCGCGATGAATTCCTGAAATCGGCGGAGGACGTTGCGGATGCGGAGGTCGATCGCCTGCTGAGTCAGGGGAATCCCGACGACATCGCCTCCATCGTCTACACTTCCGGGACGACGGGTCCGCCCAAAGGGGTCACCCTCACTCACGGGAACTTTATCTCCAACATCAAGGCCTGCTGCTGCCTCTTCGATATCGGCGAGGAGGATGAATGTCTTTCCTTTCTCCCCCTGTCGCACGTCTTCGAACGGATGGCTGGATACTATTTAATGCTCTACCAGGGAGCGGCCATCGCTTACGCCGAAAATGTCGACTCGGTGCCGGTGAATCTGACGGAAGCGCGTCCCACGATCCTGTTGAGCGTTCCGCGCCTCTACGAGAAGATGTATGCCCGGGTCCTGGAGCGCGTCCTTTCGGGGCGCTGGATCAGGAAGCAGATTTTTTTCGCCGCTCTCAACAGCTGCCGGGCCCTGGTGCGGAAGGAACTGGCCGGCGAGGAACCCGGGCGGCTCCACCGCCTGCTGGCCGAAACGGCCAGAACCATCGTCTTTGCGCCACTGAGAGAGCATCTGGGCGGCCGCCTTCGGTTCTTCATCTCCGGAGGCGCTCCCCTGGGAAAGGATGTCGCCGAATTCTTCCTGGCGGCCGGGCTCCCCATTTATGAGGGATACGGACTGACCGAAACCTCCCCGGTGATTGCCGCAAATTCCCCCGGGGCTCTCCGCCTGGGCACCGTCGGCCGGCCCATCGACGGAACCGAAGTCCGCATTGCCGAAGATGGCGAAATCCTGGTGAAAGGTCCCGGGGTTTTCCAGGGATACTGGGGCCGCCCTGAAGCCACGGAAGAGGCGCTCATCGACGGATGGTTCAAAACCGGTGATGTGGGCATCGTCGACGCCGATGGTTTTCTGGCCATCACCGACCGCAAGAAGGATCTGATCGTCACCGCCGGCGGCGAGAATGTCGCCCCCCAGCATCTGGAGAACCTGTTCAAGAGCGACAAATTCCTCGCAAACGCCATGGTCTACGGAGACCGCAAACCCTATCTGACCGCCCTGCTGATCCCCAACCTGGAGAACCTCGAATCCTATGCCCGCCACAAGAAGATTGATTTTCTCGACCCCTGCGACCTGGTCAATCATCCGCAGGTTCTCCAGCTCATCCGGCGGCGCATCGATGCTTTACAGGAGGGTTTTCCCTCTTTTCAACGGATAAAACGGTTCACCCTCCTGTCGCGGGACTTCTCAAAGGAAGAAATGACGCCGACCCTGAAAGTCAAAAGGAAGCTGGTCACCGAAAACTTCCACAAGGTCCTGGAGGAGATGTATCTGCCTCGAGATCATGGCCTGCACGACAGCGGGTTCTGCGTTCTGGAGGAGGAGAAAGACTGA
- a CDS encoding glycine cleavage system protein R, translated as MSHFALTIIGRDRPGIVSQVTEILYRLGCNIADSSCSILGGQFAMILIISHPDRTDRESFGDAFAPLEESGLSVFLRTLKPGGEKHPKMEGEICMISVYGSDKPGIVYRVTRELGERKVNITDLNTKLVGSEERPVYVMMIEAVLPPGVSEEEISGIMDGLKEELQVDISVRSITPVEL; from the coding sequence ATGAGCCATTTTGCCCTGACCATCATCGGCCGGGACCGCCCCGGCATCGTTTCCCAGGTCACCGAGATCCTCTACCGGCTGGGATGCAACATCGCCGACTCCAGCTGCAGCATCCTCGGCGGTCAGTTCGCCATGATCCTGATCATTTCCCATCCCGACCGCACCGACCGGGAAAGCTTCGGCGACGCCTTCGCCCCCCTGGAGGAGAGCGGGCTTTCGGTCTTTCTGCGAACCCTCAAGCCGGGGGGTGAAAAGCATCCGAAAATGGAGGGGGAGATCTGCATGATCTCTGTCTACGGCTCGGACAAGCCGGGGATCGTTTACCGGGTGACAAGGGAACTCGGGGAGCGCAAGGTCAACATCACCGACCTCAACACCAAGCTGGTCGGCAGCGAGGAACGGCCGGTCTACGTGATGATGATCGAGGCGGTTCTTCCCCCCGGGGTGAGCGAGGAGGAAATCTCCGGAATCATGGACGGGCTCAAGGAGGAGCTGCAGGTCGACATCTCGGTGCGCTCCATCACGCCGGTGGAACTGTAA